TGATGACCGCAAAGCGTTGATCTGTTTTATTGCGGGCTTGCTCAAAGACTGCAATCACGTCGCCGTTGGCGCCTCCTCGCCTATTCCGGGCGCAGCCGCCCTTCTGGCGCGACAGTTTTGGGGGCAGCCGGTCCATGTCAATATTCTGGGCTCCGTGAAAAACAATTTTTTCACGAACGGCGCTCAGGAACTTTTTGATTGCGCCGCTCAGGGCCGTATTGACGCCTTTTTTCTGGGCGGTGGACAAATAGACGGGCAAGCCAATATTAACCTCATGGGGCGCGGCGACTACCCTCTGCAAACCCCCAGATGGCCGGGTACATTTGGCTCTGCCTATTTGTATTTCCTGATCCCCAAGGTGATACTTTTTCGAGAAGAACACACGCGTCGGGTCCTCGTGGATAATGTGGATTTTGTCAGTGCTCCGGGGAGCTCTGACGATACTATTTACCGAAAAGGCGGGCCCTATGGTCTGCTGACCAACAAGGCATTTTTTCGCTTCAACAAAGAGAAAAGAAAATTTCATCTTCAAAGCATCCACCCGACAAGCTCTCTTGAAGATATTCTGGATAATACGGGCTTCTCTTTTGATTACGATGCGACGATACCATCAACACCCGCGCCAGATGCCGCCCTGCTTTCAGCGCTGGACACTGATGTCGCCAAAGTCGTGAAAGAAGTTTATCCCCAATTTGCCTCACGCCTTTTTGGTGATAACGTAGCGTAAACATCCGCTTGGCCGGATACCAACAGTCGATAAAGGAATATAATAAAAAATGTCCAAAAGTGCTCTTAGCGGACTAAAAGTCATCGATTTATCACGCGTTCTGGGAGGTCCTTTTTGCACCCAGATCCTAGCAGACCATGGTGCAGAAGTCATTAAAGTCGAACCCCCTCAGGGCGATGAAACCCGTACTTGGGGCCCTCCTTTCAACGAAAACGGCTTATCTGCCTACTTCTCTGGTGCCAATCGAAATAAACGCTCGATCGCTTTGGACATCCGGGATGACAAGGGTAAGGAAATCTTACTCAAACTACTGGAAGACGCCGATATCCTTGTTGAAAATTTTAAAACAGGGTCACTGGAAAAATGGGGTCTGGGATATGAGGATGTTCTAAGCGAAAAATTCCCGCGCCTTATTCACTGCCGGGTTACCGGATTTGGGGCCGATGGACCGTTTGGCGGGTTCCCAGGGTATGATGCAGTTATTCAGGCCTGGGCGGGACTGATAAGCATTAACGGCTCGCCTGAATCCGGGCAGGTTCGCGTTGGTATCCCCCTCGTTGATCTGGGAACAGGCATGAACGCCGTTATTGGAATTTTGATGGCGGTTAATGAACGCCACACCTCCGGCAAAGGCCAATCTGTAGAAGCCTCTCTATACGACACTGGCATTCAGCTTCAGCATCCGCATGCCCCCAACACCCTGATGAGCGGGAACGCCCCGAAACTGACAGGGAACTCTCACCCCAATATTGCCCCGTATGATTTATATCAAACCGCCAGTGCGCCTGTTTTTCTTGGCATTGGTAATAATGGGCAATTCAGAAAATTATGTGAAGCCTTGGGCCGACCTGAAATACCGTCAGACGCCCGGTTCGTCGACAATAGTGCACGGCTCAGCCATCGGGATGAGCTGAACACCATTTTGGGAGAGTTATTGAAAGACAGGGACGGCGTAGAACTTGCCACTGAGCTGTTAAAAGCAGGCGTTCCCGCGGGTGCCGCCATGTCCGTGCCTGAGGCACTAGCACATCCACATACCAGGCATCGGGAAATGGTTGTTGAAAAAGACGGCTACTCGGGCACAGGGATCGCCATCAAAATGAGCAGAACACCAGGTGCAGTTCGCTCCGTTCCGCCCGGATTTGGTGTGAATGGCCGGGACATCCTCCGTGAAATCGGCTATGATGAAAGTGAGATTTCGTCCCTATCAGAAACAGGTATTTTGTGGGAAAATCCAAAAACCTAAGGGTCTGATATCGACGCTTTTTGTGGGCGCGCAAAAATATTCACTATAAAAAGGTCGGTGACTATCCGCCTTTCAAGCAATGAATGGATACATAGAATGGTCAAATTTGGCGTTAATCAGTCAGTGAACAGGGTTGAAGACGACCGGTTAATTACTGGAAGTGGTCAATACACAGACGACATTACTTTGGACGGTCAGCTTTACGCCTACATGCTACGCTCACCGGTAGCCCATGCGAAGATCCTCTCGGTTGATCTGGAAGAAGCAAAAAATGCCCCAGGCGTGGTGGATATTATCACTGGTGAGGAATTGGCCGCGGATAACGCCAACGAATTACCCTGCATGATCCCTCTGAAAAACCGTGACGGCAGTGATCGGGCTGACCCCGGCCATCCCGTACTGGCGACAGATGAAGTTCGGTATGTTGGAGATAATATCGCTCTGGTTATTGCGCAAAGCCTTTCGCAGGCGAAAGATGCCGCCGAGCTTATTTTCGTTGATTTTGACGAACTGGGCGCTGTCACGGACACGGCAAAAGCCGCAAATTCCGGACAGCCTCTTGTCCATCAGAATGTTCCAGAGAATAAAGCATTTGACTGGGAACATGGCAGCGCGGACGAAGTGGAGAGCATTTTTGATAACGCGGCCCATGTGACATCCGTTGACCTGATCAACAACCGGGTTGTTGTCAATTCCATGGAACCACGCGGACTGATCGCTGATTGGGACCCGGCAGAAGAAAAAATGACCATCCGGATGGGTACGCAGGGTGGCTGGGTTTTAAAAGGATTATTGGCAAAAGCAATTTTGCATGTCCCGGAGGAGCAGGTTCGAGTCATCACACCAGATGTGGGGGGTGCTTTTGGCATGAAGCTCTTCTTTTATTCAGAATTGGCTTCTGTGGTCTGGGCCTCGCGCAAAATTGGTAAACCAATTAAGTGGATCGGCGAACGCAGCGATGCGTTCCTGTCAGACACACAAGGACGCGACCACGTCACCAAAGCCGAGCTGGCGTTTGATGACAATCATAAAATCCTGGGCATGCGCGTTCATACCTATGCAAATCTCGGTGCGTACCTGTCAAGTTTTGGACCAATGATCCCGACAATGGCGGCACTGAAGGTTCTGCCCGGTGTCTATGACATTCCGGCCCTTCACTATCACTGTACAGGCGTCTTTACGAATACGGTTCCTGTCGATGCCTACCGCGGTGCTGGACGACCAGAAGCCATTTATGTGATCGAACGGCTCATGGATACAGCGGCAAACGAGCTTGGGATTGGCCCGGAGGAGCTGCGCCGCAAGAACTTTATCCCTGTTGAAGCCATTCCATACACAACCGCGACCGGCTGTATTTATGATAGTGGCGAATTTGAGCGAGTGATGGATAAAGCGCTTGAAAATGCCGCCTGGAATGACTTTGGCAGTCGAAAGGCGGCCTCAGAGAGTGCTGGTAAAATGCGGGGAATGGGCATGTGCTTCTATATCGAAGCAACGGCTGGCAATCCTACAGAAACCGCGACCATCCGGTTTGAAGAAAATGACATTGTAACCCTCGCAGTAGGAACACAATCCTCCGGGCAGGGGCACTCAACCGCCTATGCGCAGGTTCTGGCCGACCGGATCGGGGTGCCTTTTGAAAATATCCGCATCATACAAGGGGATACCGACAAGATCAAATCAGGAGGGGGCACCGGTGGTTCCCGTTCTCTCACAACGCAAGGCCCGGCTATTCATAAAGCCAGTGACGAAGTGATTGATAAGGGCATGCAGTTGGCAGGGCATTTCCTGGAAGCAGCGGCCGAAGACATTGAGTTTTCAGCGGCTGAGGGTGAATTTTCCATCGCCGGGACAGACAGAAAAATTGGCATTCTGGAGATCGCTCATCGTGCCCGCGGTTTGGGTCAGTTGCCGGAAGGTCTGGCTGAAGGTCTTGACAGTGAGGCCAGCTTTACGGTGGAGGCGTTTACTTATCCAAACGGTTGTCACATCGCAGAAGTGGAAATCGACCCTCAGACCGGAACGACTGAAGTCGTCCGATATATTATCGTGGATGATTTCGGTACCATCGTCAATCCGGCTCTAGTGCGCCATCAGGTCATCGGTGGCATCGGTCAAGGGATCGGTCAGGCGTTGACAGAAAATACCGTCTATGACGACGACGGCCAGCTTCTGACCGGGTCCTTCATGGATTATGGTATGCCCCGCGCTGATGATGTGCCTCTGGATATGCTGTACGAAACCATTGAAATTCCCTGCACAATGAACCCGATGGGTGTGAAAGGATGCGGTGAAGCAGGTTGCATCGCCGCGCCTCCGGCAATCATCAATGCAACTGTTGATGCGCTTAAAGAAAAAGGCATTCAACATATCGACATGCCAGCCACGCCCCTTAAAGTCTGGAACCTGTTACAACAAGCAAGCTAACAGACTGATTTAAAATTATAATCTGGAAAAACCCGAAAATTTTTTTAATTTTCGGGTTTTTTTGCTTTGTTTATTGTTCCAGCGCCATATGGTTAATATTAGAGTATTGTAAAATAAAAATGTTCAGTTGATGTTCGACCAATAGTGGAGCGAGCAATGGAAAATGATCAAAGCAAAGAACTTATTGAAGGAATACTCGGCAATATTATTGAAGGCAAAATCGAGCATGTGCTCCCTTTTCTAGCCGAAGATGTCGAAGTCCATATATGTTTGGGCAATCAACTTTATACGGATAGTTTTACCGCAACATTTATGGGTCATAAAGGCGCCATGAATTTCGTGACGCTTCATCACCATTTTCTTGATCTCTTGAAGGTCATTCCCACTGATTTTCATCAGGAACTGAACAAAGTGATTGTGCGAGGATATCTTGAATGCCGTTTGACGATATCTGGTGAAAAATGGATCTCAAACTGGATGCAGATTTGGACATTTGAAGGCGATCAGATACGAAAAATCAGAATGTTCTCGGATTTCAAGCAACGGGCGACATCAAAAGCCCCTCAGACAACACGCCGTCTTTCATCCCACATTTCCCACTGAGCAACAGGCCCGGAATTCGTCAGATCCTGAATCTCCACATTAAAACCAAATCTAACTTTCAGGTCTAAATACAAGGGGAGCCCCTTTGTTGCGGCCCCATCAAAAAACTAATTTTCTTAACCCCGACATGGTGGACCGCTTTACTGAAACCGATCTTCCCGCTAAGACATTGAAATGGGAAACACATATTGCTCGGGAATTTATAAATGACGCAAAAAATTGCCATTGTTACAGGTGCGGCTCGCGGTATCGGTCTTGCCACCACACGCCTTTTTCTTCGGGAGAACTGGCAAGTCGCCATGGTTGACCGGGACGAAGAAGCCCTGCTGGAAGCCGCTTCTGAATTAACCGGCGTTTTTCCCATTGGCGCCGATGTCGCTAAGCCCGACGCTGTTCGCAATGCGATCCAACAGGTCTCCGATCATTTCGGTCGTCTGGATGCCCTCGTCAACAATGCAGGTGTTGCCGATTTTGGCCCGATCGAGGAAACTGACTTTGCCCGCTGGCGCCGCGTCATGGACACCAATATCGATGGCGTCTTCCTGATGTCTCAAGCCGCAACATCGGCCCTGAAAGAAACGCAGGGGGCAATTGTTAATATAGCGTCCATCTCCGGCCTGAGAGCATCGACTTTGCGCGTCGCCTATGGCACCTCCAAGGCGGCTGTAATCCATCTGACGAAACAACAGGCTGCTGAACTTGGCGAATATGGCATACGGGCCAACTGCGTCTGCCCTGGTCCCGTTAGAACCAAATTGGCGATGGCTGTGCATACCCCGGACATTATTGCAGCTTATCACGATGCCATTCCATTAAACCGCTATGGCACAGAAGAAGAAATCGGCGAGGTCATTGTTTTCCTGTGTTCTGAAAAGGCCAGCTACGTCACCGGGCAAATCGTCGCCTCAGACGGTGGCTTTGAAAGCACAGGTGTCGGCCTTCCCTCTTTGCGCGGAAACGCCTGACAGTCACGAAACATGCACGAACAAGAAGCGCGCGCCACTCGAACGATCCCAAAAGGATTATATTCCGTTCTCGATTTTCAGGTTGGGAAGAAATGGCGCACCGGGGAAGATTCGAACTCCCGACCCCTAGATTCGTAGTCTAGTGCTCTATCCAGCTGAGCTACCGGTGCGCAGGCAGTGA
This region of Sneathiella aquimaris genomic DNA includes:
- a CDS encoding CoA-transferase, encoding MSLSDDRKALICFIAGLLKDCNHVAVGASSPIPGAAALLARQFWGQPVHVNILGSVKNNFFTNGAQELFDCAAQGRIDAFFLGGGQIDGQANINLMGRGDYPLQTPRWPGTFGSAYLYFLIPKVILFREEHTRRVLVDNVDFVSAPGSSDDTIYRKGGPYGLLTNKAFFRFNKEKRKFHLQSIHPTSSLEDILDNTGFSFDYDATIPSTPAPDAALLSALDTDVAKVVKEVYPQFASRLFGDNVA
- a CDS encoding CaiB/BaiF CoA transferase family protein; this translates as MSKSALSGLKVIDLSRVLGGPFCTQILADHGAEVIKVEPPQGDETRTWGPPFNENGLSAYFSGANRNKRSIALDIRDDKGKEILLKLLEDADILVENFKTGSLEKWGLGYEDVLSEKFPRLIHCRVTGFGADGPFGGFPGYDAVIQAWAGLISINGSPESGQVRVGIPLVDLGTGMNAVIGILMAVNERHTSGKGQSVEASLYDTGIQLQHPHAPNTLMSGNAPKLTGNSHPNIAPYDLYQTASAPVFLGIGNNGQFRKLCEALGRPEIPSDARFVDNSARLSHRDELNTILGELLKDRDGVELATELLKAGVPAGAAMSVPEALAHPHTRHREMVVEKDGYSGTGIAIKMSRTPGAVRSVPPGFGVNGRDILREIGYDESEISSLSETGILWENPKT
- a CDS encoding xanthine dehydrogenase family protein molybdopterin-binding subunit — encoded protein: MVKFGVNQSVNRVEDDRLITGSGQYTDDITLDGQLYAYMLRSPVAHAKILSVDLEEAKNAPGVVDIITGEELAADNANELPCMIPLKNRDGSDRADPGHPVLATDEVRYVGDNIALVIAQSLSQAKDAAELIFVDFDELGAVTDTAKAANSGQPLVHQNVPENKAFDWEHGSADEVESIFDNAAHVTSVDLINNRVVVNSMEPRGLIADWDPAEEKMTIRMGTQGGWVLKGLLAKAILHVPEEQVRVITPDVGGAFGMKLFFYSELASVVWASRKIGKPIKWIGERSDAFLSDTQGRDHVTKAELAFDDNHKILGMRVHTYANLGAYLSSFGPMIPTMAALKVLPGVYDIPALHYHCTGVFTNTVPVDAYRGAGRPEAIYVIERLMDTAANELGIGPEELRRKNFIPVEAIPYTTATGCIYDSGEFERVMDKALENAAWNDFGSRKAASESAGKMRGMGMCFYIEATAGNPTETATIRFEENDIVTLAVGTQSSGQGHSTAYAQVLADRIGVPFENIRIIQGDTDKIKSGGGTGGSRSLTTQGPAIHKASDEVIDKGMQLAGHFLEAAAEDIEFSAAEGEFSIAGTDRKIGILEIAHRARGLGQLPEGLAEGLDSEASFTVEAFTYPNGCHIAEVEIDPQTGTTEVVRYIIVDDFGTIVNPALVRHQVIGGIGQGIGQALTENTVYDDDGQLLTGSFMDYGMPRADDVPLDMLYETIEIPCTMNPMGVKGCGEAGCIAAPPAIINATVDALKEKGIQHIDMPATPLKVWNLLQQAS
- a CDS encoding nuclear transport factor 2 family protein, whose translation is MENDQSKELIEGILGNIIEGKIEHVLPFLAEDVEVHICLGNQLYTDSFTATFMGHKGAMNFVTLHHHFLDLLKVIPTDFHQELNKVIVRGYLECRLTISGEKWISNWMQIWTFEGDQIRKIRMFSDFKQRATSKAPQTTRRLSSHISH
- a CDS encoding SDR family NAD(P)-dependent oxidoreductase; the protein is MTQKIAIVTGAARGIGLATTRLFLRENWQVAMVDRDEEALLEAASELTGVFPIGADVAKPDAVRNAIQQVSDHFGRLDALVNNAGVADFGPIEETDFARWRRVMDTNIDGVFLMSQAATSALKETQGAIVNIASISGLRASTLRVAYGTSKAAVIHLTKQQAAELGEYGIRANCVCPGPVRTKLAMAVHTPDIIAAYHDAIPLNRYGTEEEIGEVIVFLCSEKASYVTGQIVASDGGFESTGVGLPSLRGNA